The following nucleotide sequence is from Borrelia puertoricensis.
GTCAGATTTTTCTCTAAAGCTTGTATCAACTTTAATGATTAAATATCCATTTATATTGCTTTGTTCAATAAATTTTTTCCATTCTTGTGAATTATTTAGATGTCTTTGATAGGCCAGTAGATAGTTTTGTATTTCTTCTATTTTTTGGGGACTTATTTTTAAATCTATTGCTAATGTTTTTAATAAATTGGGAGATTTTGTATGCTCTAATAATGTACTTATTAGATGTGATGGTATGTGATATGTAGTATATGTCATATTAGTTACGAGGGCATGATTAGGTGGATAGTTATGGGTTAACAGGATAGTATTTGAACCATAATTTTTTTGATCATTTTTGCTAAATAAAGAACACGAACATATTAGGTAGAGATTTATTAAAGTGAATATATATATAATATATGTAAGATTTTGCATATCAATATTTTATCATATTTATTTAGGTATTAAACTTGTTTGTTTTTTATAGGTTTTAATTATGTTGATTTTTTATCATTTAAGTTTTAATATATTAATTAAGTATAATAAATTAAAAATTTTTAAACTTTTTTATAAAAATAGAGGTTTTTGTTATGCAGTATTTAAAACCAATAAATGTATTCTCAGAAATAGGTCGTTTAAAGAAAGTGTTGCTACATAGGCCAGGAGAAGAATTAGAAAATCTGACTCCTTCAATAATGCAAAGGTTATTGTTTGATGATATTCCTTATCTTGAAGTGGCAAGGCAAGAACACGATGCCTTTGCGGATATTTTAAGAAATAATGGAGTTGAAGTTGTCTATATTGAGGATTTAATTAGTGAAACTATTTCTCAGTGTGATAGTGTCAAAGAGCAATTTATATCACAATTTATTCTTGAAGCAGGGATCAGAACTGAGAATAAGACGCAAGCTTTGAAGAATTATTTTTATAATATGTCTGTTAATGACATGATTTCAAAAATGATAGCTGGGGTTACAAGGGATGATCTTAAAAATTATAAATCTGATTCTCTAAACTCTTTAGTAAACAGTGAATATCCTTTAATTATTGATCCTATGCCTAATATACTCTTTACGAGAGATCCTTTTGCGAGTATTGGTCATGGTGTAACAATAAATAGGATGCAAACTAGGGCTAGACGTAGGGAAACAATATTTGCAGAGTATATTTTTAAATATCATCCTATTTATAGAGACAATGTTCCTATATGGTATACTAGAGATGAAGATACTACGTTAGAAGGTGGAGATGAGTTAGTTCTAAGTCGTGATGTTTTGGCTATTGGTATTTCTGAGAGAACCGAATCTGAATCTGTTGAAAAAGTAGCCCGCAAACTTTTTCAACAAAAAACATCTTTTAGTACTATTTTAGCTTTTCAAATCCCGCAAAGTAGGGCTTATATGCATCTAGATACGGTTTTTACTCAAATAGATCATACTACTTTTACAAGTTTTACTAGTGAGGATATGAAATTTACCATTTATGCTTTGACTTATGATTTGGGTTCTGGCAGTATTAAAGTTAAGAGTGAAAAGGCGAGATTGGAGGATATTTTAGGCTTCTATCTTGGAAGTAAAGTTAATATGATAAAGTGTGCTGGAGGGGATTTAATTCATGGAGCAAGGGAACAGTGGAATGATGGTGCTAACACTTTAGCAATAGCACCTGGAGAAGTAATAGTTTATTCTAGGAATCATGTAACTAATAAATTGCTTGAGGAATTTGGGATTAAAGTTTATAAAATGCCTTCTAGTGAGCTTTCACGAGGAAGAGGAGGCCCTAGATGTATGTCTATGCCTTTAATAAGGGAAGATATTTAGTTTAAAGGAGGAGATATTTATGTATGATTTACGAGACGATTTACGAAGGAGAAGTTTTTTAAGACTTTTAGATTTTACTCAAAAAGATTTGAGATATTTACTTGATTTGTCTCATAGTTTGAAGAAATCTAAGTATGCAAGATTTGAAGAACAAAAACTTAAAGGAAAAAATATAGCTATAATTTTTGAGAAGGACTCAACAAGAACAAGATGTGCATTTGAGGTTGCTGCTTATGATCAAGGAGCCCATGTTACTTATTTGGGGCCAACCGGTAGTCAGATAGGTAAAAAGGAGTCAATAGCTGATACCGCAAGAGTATTAGGAAGAATGTATGATGCTATTGAATTTAGAGGGTTTTCTCAAAAAGCAGTTGAGGATTTAGCTAAGTATGCTAGTGTTCCGGTTTATAATGGATTAACAGATGTTGCCCATCCAACACAAGTACTTGCTGATTTTATGACTATCGAAGAACATAAGGGATGTTTGAAAAATTTGAAGATGGTCTTTTGTGGCGATGGTAGAAATAATGTTGCTAATTCTTTAATGGAAGGGTGTGCTATTATGGGAATGGATTTTAGAATATTTGCGCCAAGAGAACTTTTTCCAGATCCAGAATTGGTAAGCAAGACAAGATTGATAGCTGCTGAGAGTGGAGGTAATATTACTATTTCTAGTTCTCTTGAGGAAGCAGTGAAGGATGCTGATATTGTTTATACTGATGTTTGGGTGTCTATGGGTGAGACTAATTGGAATGAAAGAATTAAATTGTTAAGACCATATCAAGTTAATAGTGAGCTTATGAAATTGGCAAAGGAAGATGCGATATTTATGCATTGTTTACCGGCTTTTCATGATTTAAATACGGTGATTGGTAATGAAATATTTGATAAATATGGGCTTGAAGGTATTGAGGTTACACATGATGTTTTTGAAAGTGGTCAATCTGTTGTGTTTGATGAGGCTGAGAATAGATTGCATACTATTAAGGCTGTAATGGTTGGAACTTTGGGATAATTAGTTATAAATTTAAATTAGGAAAATGTAAATTTATTAGGAGAGATAAGATGGTTAAGAAGAATAAAATGCCAAGTAGTTTTACTATAGTATTTTCTTTAATAGTGTTTATGACTATATTAACTTATATAGTGCCTGCTGGTAAATTTTCTGAGGAAACAAGAGAAGTTAATGGAAAATTACAAGAAGTTGTTGTGGCGGGGACTTATCATACAGTAGAAAGAGTTTCTCGGGGATTTTTGGATGGTATTTTTACTATTTTAACAGCAATGGCTAAAGGCATGGAGCATGCTGTTGAAGTTATTGTATTTGTTTTGATTGTTGGTGGAGCTTATGGAGTGATTTTAGGAACCGGTGCGGTTGATGCAGGGATAGCTGCAGCAATTAAAAAAATGGGAAATAAGGATAAACTTTTGATACCATTTATGATGTTTATTTTTTCCATAGGAGGGACTACAACAGGTATGTATGAAGAGACACTTCCATTTTATCTTATTATGATTCCATTAGTAATAGCTTTGGGCTATGATAATATTGTAGCTGTTGCAATTATTGGATTGGGAGCTGGTGTTGGAACCATGGCATCTACTATTAATCCATTTGCTACAGGTATAGCATCAGCAATAGCTGGTATTGAAATAAAGGATGGTTTTTATTTTCGTATTATTTTGTATATAGTTTCTGTGTCTGTAGCTATAGTGTATGTGTTGCTATATGCGATTAGGATAAAGAATGATCCTAAGAGGTCTATTGTGTATGAACAAAGGGAAGGTCATTATAATCTATTTGTTAAAAGTAAGATGGGTGATAAGGAAAATGTCATGCCTGAATTTACAAATAGACGAAAGATAGTATTGGTATTATATGGGGTGATGATTGTATTTTTAATATATAGTATTTTGGAGCTTGGTTGGTGGATGCAAGAGATGACGATGTTATATCTTGGTACAGCAATTTTATCAGCATTTATATGTAAAATGAGCGAATTAAAGATGTGGGAAACGTTTGTAGAGGGAGCTAAAGATATGATGACAGCAGCTCTTATTATAGGCATGGCTCGAGGAGTGATGATAATAGCTGATGAGGGAATGATTACGGGAACTATATTAAATGCAGCATCAGAATTTTTATATGGGGTACCTAAAGGTCTATTTATAGTGTTAAACGAACTTGTACAGATGTGTATAGGGTTTATTGTGCCTTCATCATCAGGACATGCAAGTTTAACAATGTCAATGATGGCGCCATTGGCTGATTTTTTAGACATGCCAAGGTCATCAGTTGTGTTGGGTATGCAAACAGCATCAGGTCTAGTTAATTTATTAACCCCAACAAGTGGAGTTATAATGGCTGTATTGGGTATAGCAAAGATTAGTTATGGTAGTTGGTTTAAATTTGTAATGCCAATATTTGTGATTGAATTTGTAATATGTATTTTAGTGATAATGGCAAATGTATATTTGTAAAAAATTAGGGAGTATGTATGAGTAAAAGAATTGTAATAAGTCTTGGGGGGAATGCGTTAGAGGGTGGAGAAGGAACATTTTGTGATCAATTGGCAAGAATAGAGAGCAGTGTATGTGAGATAGTAGATTTAATAGAGTATGGTTATGAGGTAATTATCAGTCATGGTAATGGCCCGCAAGTAGGAAGGATTTTATTAGAGAATGAGATGTGTAAAGAGACACCATTGGCACCGCTTGATGTGTGTGTTGGTATGAGTCAAGGGATGATAGGGTATTATATTGAGCAGGCACTGCGGAATGAGATGTGTAAGCGAGGAATTAGACGGGGAGTAGTAGTAGTGCTTACGCAAGTCTTGGTGGATAAAGAAGATGAGTGTTTTAAGAAGCCTAGCAAGCCTATTGGACCATTTTATGATAAGATAAGAGCGGAAGAGCTTGCAAGTAGGGGATATATTTTGAGAGAAGATAGTGGAAGAGGTTATAGGCGAGTGGTAGCATCGCCTAAGCCGATTGAGATTATAGAAATTGAAGAGATAAGTGAATTAATGAATAAAGGATTTATAGTGATTGCGTGTGGAGGAGGTGGTATTCCTGTTATAAGAGATGACATAGGAATTATTAAAGGAGTAAGTGGAGTAATTGATAAGGACTTTGCGTCATCTAGGTTAGGACAAGATATTGGAGCAGATAAATTATTGATAGTTACTGCTGTTGATCAGGTAGCATTAAATTTTGGCAAAAAGGATGAAATTTTACTTGACAAGGTAAATATTGTTGATTTAGAGAGATATATAGGAGAAGGACATTTTGCATCAGGGTCTATGTTGCCTAAAGTAGAGGCAAGTATTGGATTTGTAAAATCTAAAGGAAATAGGGAGGCAATTATTACATCATTGAATAAAGTTATTGAAGGAATAAATGGTGTGGGAGGCACGATGATAACTAGTTAGGGAATGTAATAGATACTATTATATGGTTGGGTAAGATGTCTACTGATAGTAGATGTAAGAACATATTTATATTATTTCTTTATGATTATGATTTTACTATGTTTGTTGATAATTCTTATCGTATTTTGCAAGTAAGCAGTGCTTAGGTTTAAATGAAAATAGTCTGTATACACGTTTTACTTGAGATAAGGACTGATCGAGCGATAATATTAGTGTATTAGTTGAGGTAATGAGAAACCCTATTCCTTACCTTAAAATTTTAGACCAAAGAGACTCTAACTATTTTTGTTGGCATGTTAAGTCTACAGTAGAGAATGCAGGCGCTTACTGTAGGTAGAGTATCTGAGAAACTGAATTTGGTATTCTAGCTATAGATTCTAAGACTCTAATAGGTAGATTTGAGTAATCCAAAACCTTAGATCAAAGATTTTAAATAGTTAATGTGAAACTTGAAAATGAAGAATGGGTAGTCCATTTATCATTTCTAAGTAGATAATTTCTTACATAACCTACAATTAAGAACAGTAGACAAGTTTCTCTATCATTATTTCTTTCGGCTTTTCTTAAAATATCTTATCTCTTAATTGACTCTTGTTCAAGATCAGATTAAACAATAAGATTATTATATACCCCCATTAAAGTATTTATACGAGCTAAAATATGAAAAATTTTTCTGCAACAAACTCAAAAAAGCTAATAGATCCGCATAATTCCCAATCCCTTTTATTTGCTAAGTAGACTGGTTGGCAACCCAATGCTACAGAAAAATTTGTTTTTTTATTAGCTTGGGAGGTATCGTATCTTATTATCTCAACTTATACACAATAAATTGGCAATATATTTGCTATGTTTTATTTAGTAGTTTTTTGTGATTGATACCAATAGATGTAATGATGATCATTCCTTTGAGTAAATTTACAGAATAAGAATTAATGACATTTTTATAGATATAATAAACTAAAATGCTGATTAAACTTATATCTAATACTTTAGATGTAATATCTTTTATTTGATTTATACTACTTATATCTATCATAATCATTTTTATTCAATATATACTTATATATGGTATTATCTTACCATATATAAGTATATATTATAATACGAGTTAATGTTGATTTAAATTTATTTTTTGTTTATGGGTAGAAAAGAAAAGATTATAGCTTTGATATTTGATTTTGATGACACTTTAATTTATGGTAATATGCAACAGGTACTTTTTGATGAGTATAATGTTGATGCTAGTTTATTTTGGAGTGAAGTTGAAAATTTATCTATTACTTATAATAAAAATTATTGTAATATCATTGCTAATGAAATGATATATTTGTCACATTTTTTAACATATGTCAGGGAAGGTATTTTTAAAGGTTTAAATAATAAAATATTATTTGAATTGGGCTCAAAATTGAGATTTTTTGAAGGAGTTCTTTCTTTGTTTAAAGAAATCGATGAAATAAATCGAAGTTTAAAGAAGTCAGCTACTGTGATAAATATTTATGTTGTTTCAAGTGGTTTTAGGCAGATGATTTTGGGAAGTAGTATTGCTCCTTATGTTACTAAGGTTTGGGCTTGTGAATTTATAGACACATACCTTATGCCTTTTTATCAGAATTTAGATAATAAATTTTCAGAAAATGTTGTTTTAAGTAGCGTATGTTATTTCGTAGATCATACAATAAAAACCCGGGTAATTTTCGAGCTAAATAAGGGATCTTATGATAAAATTAATAAGAGGATTCCTAAAGGTAGAAGAGAGATTCCTTTTGAAAATATGTTTTATATTGCAGATGGTTTTAATGATATTCCAGCCTTTGAAATTTTGAATAACAGCTTAAATCATTATAAAAATACGTTGACGGTTTATCATGGCAATGATGAGAATGCTAAGAGGCTAGTTAAAGAGAAAAGAGTAGGGGATTTAGCCGAAGCTAATTATAGTAAGGGAACTAAGTTATATAATTGGATAATGGAAAAGATTCATTTAAATATATAAATTGATTTTAAATTTTGGCAAATATTCGTGAGTGAATATTGATTTTGTTTTTAAATATTTTTCATAATAATTAAGATATATTGAAGGAGCAATGAGATGTCTTTAGAGCTAAAATCAACTGATAGATTAAAGTTTGTTAAATTACAGTCTGTGTTTTATGTTGTAGCTTTGATTGTAATGTTAATTGCTATTTTAAAAATAGCACAAACAATATTTAAACCTTTAGCTATTGCGGTGGTTCTTGGGTTTTTGGTATATCCCATTTATACTTTTCTTAAAAAACTAAAGATCCCAAGAGTTTTAATAGTTTTTGTAATTTTTTTTGTTCTTTTTTCATTTTCTTATTTGGTTTTTAGTTTTGTTTATTATAGTGTTACTGTATTAATTGATCAATTACCTTATTATCAGAAGCAGTTAATTTTTATTATGGTAGATATTCTTGAAAAATATAAGTTAGATAGTGATATTATTAGCAATATAGATTTTTCTAAATATATTTATCCTTTTTTAACTCGGATATCTAATGAGATTATTGGATTTGCAAGTAGTTTGGTTGTATTATTTTTATTGTTATATTTTTTACTATCAGAAATACACATTTTTGATATCAAGGTTAAAAATGCTTTTAAACAATCTGTTTCGAGTATATTTATTGAGGCTTTAAGTACAATAAATAATCAGATTAGTAAGTATCTGGGAATAAAGCTCTTTGTTAGTTGTCTTACAGGGTTTTTAGTGTTTATAGGTTTAAAGTTGTTTGGACAAGATTTTCCTCGTGTATGGGGGGTTCTTACATTTGTTTTTAATTTTATTCCAAGTATAGGTTCAATTTTGGCGGTTTTTTTTATTGTGATAGCTGCTTTAGTACAGTTTTATCCTAATTTAAATTTGGTTTTTTATATATTTATATATAATACATTTGTTCAAATGTTGATTGGGAATATTCTTGAGCCTAAGATGCAAGGACATAGGCTTGATCTTTCTCCTTTTTTACTGCTTTGTTTTCTTTTCTTTTGGGGATGGCTTTGGGGTATTGTGGGACTTTTAATAGCCTATCCTTTTACAGTGATTATAAAAGTAATAGTAGATAATATAGTGTGTTTAAAACCTTTTTCTGTGTTTTTAAGTGGTTCAAAGATCTTAAGTGTTGATAATAATAAGGAGAGTTAGGTTTGCAGAGAAAAGTTATGCTTACAGGGGATAGACCTACAGGCTCTCTTCATTTAGGGCATTATGTTGGGTCTATTGTTAATAGATTAAAGTATCAGGAGGAATATGAGACTTATATTATTATAGCGGATTTGCATACTCTTACTACAAAACCAGATTTAAAAAGCATTAATGAAATATCTGTTAATGTTAGAGAAATGGTTTTGGATTATTTGGCGTGTGGGATTAATCCTGAAAAAGTTAATATCTATTTGCAATCAGCTATACCTGAGCTTTTAGAGTTAAATTTAGTACTATCAATGATTGTAATGGTTAATCGTTTGCAAAGGATTCCTAGTATCAAGGACATGAGTATTGCTGCTGGACTATCTGAGATTCCTTATGGACTTTTGGGTTATCCTGTTCTTATGAGTGCGGATATTTTGATGACAAAGGCTAATTTAGTTCCAGTTGGACGTGATAATGAGGCTCATATTGAACTTACAAGAGAACTTGCTAGGAAATTTAATTATCTTTATGGAGATTTTTTTCCAATCCCTGAAGCTGTCTTTACAGATTCTCAGGCTCTTGTGGGAATTTATGGCAAGGTTAAGATGAGTAAAAGTTTTGGTAATGCGATATTTTTAAGTGATGATGAGGAATTATTGCGTAAGAAAGTTATGTCTATGTTTACAGATCCAAAAAGAGTGAGAGCAGATATACCAGGAGAAGTTGATGGTAATCCTGTTTTTATTTATCATGATCTTTTTAATAGTAATATTGATGAGCTTTATGAGTTTAAAACTAGGTATAGGAAGGGTACAATTGGAGATGTTGAAGTTAAAGAGAGGCTTTTTGAGGTTTTAAATCAATTTTTAATACCAATTAGAGAGAGAAGAAAATTTTTTAAAGCTAAAAAGGGTTATATTGATGAAATAATATTTGAAGGGACAAGTAAAACTAGAAAAGTTGCAGTAGAAGTTATAAAAAATGCTAAAAATTTGATGGGTATATCAAAGACGTGGGATGGGGTTAGAAGAAATGTAGAGAAAATTTTAAAAAATAATCCAAGTATGTAAGTTGTACCGCGTAATTAACCATAAGAAATCAATTTGTTTGAATTTTGTGTCATAATTTCTGTATGTTAATTAGGTTAAAGAGTTAGCCGAGTGTATTAAATCTGTATGAAAATCTAAGAGAGGATATAGTAAATCATTATGTTCAGATATGACCTCACTTAATACTCTAAATATTGGTTCCGTTTTTGAGCCACGGAACCATAAACTAGCAATTATTTCATGTTTATTATTTTTAAATAAAACTTTAAGCCCTCCTGATGAGTCACCTGTTCTAGATAGAGTTTGTTTAATACCCTCATAATTTATAATTTCATAATTATGTATTGGTAGTTTTTGTAATACGGTATTATTGTTGAATTCTTTTTCTAATAATTTTTCATAGTTGGTTTTTAGTATTTCTTGATTTTTTGCTTTTATTTTAAGCATGGCTTTTTCTGATGATACTTCTACATTGCTATAAAAATTGATTGTCTTTAATATGTCCTCAAGAGTATAGTGTTCATTATATGAATTATTAGATATTGAACACCATATTTTGTAAAGATTTTTGATTTTAAGCAATTTTATGATGCTAAAGAGAGTTGTTAGTGGGTCTCTTACTTTTGAAGGGTATGTAATATTTCCCCCATTTGATCCTTCTCCCAAAATTTTTACTATTAATCCTTTATTTCGTAAAAGGTCAGCCATTTCTGTTAAGTTAGCTTCACCAACTTCCACTCTATAAACTTTTGTGTTAAATAACGAGGCTATTTTTTCAATGTTTAGTGAGGTTGCATCATTAACTACGACAGCTAAATTGTCTTTAATTCCCGTATGGTAAAGATAGCTAAGCTCTGAGAGTACTGAGAGTGCAAATATTTTTTGTGGTGTAATGATACTCGCTTGTTCTTTTTTTAAAATTGCGACCAAATTGCCTCTGTCTCCATCACAATCAGGGACATATCCTAATTTGAAAGAATTGTCATTCTTAAATTTTTGTTCTAATATTTGTTTGCACATGTTTAAAGATGTCCCTTCAGGAGTCATTCCATGTTTAAAGATACCAATTTCTGTGTTATGAAATTCCAATTTTATTCCCAAAGATTCAATCATTTCCCTATCAATTGAATTAATGCGAGAACTACCATTCATCTCTCCTATGATTCCTATAGGTTCTTTTTTTATAGTCTTTTTTAGTATGTCAATGTTTTTTTGATTATGTGTATCTGAATATATTATTTGTTGCATTAATGACTTATATGAGTTATAAGATTGTGTTTTATGTCTAGCCTGTGAAGTGATAATTGCTTCATATGTTTTTAATTGCATAGCATTGGTATTAAACTTTTGTAAGCCTGTTATTAGATTGTTTATTAAAGTTTCATTTTCAATGTTGGATCTGATCTGACGTATTATTTTATTTGTTTCATTTGAATTTAGCACTCCTCCATCATTTAATCCAATTTTAATGCCATTATATCCTGTAGGATTATGACTGGCAGAAATGTATATAAATCCTTTTGAATTTTGATTTTCTTTTGTATAGGCTAAGATTTCTGGTATTGGGAGTATTCCAAAAAAATTTACACTGTTATTATTTAAAATTAAGGTTTTAATTATTATCTCTGAGATTATATTTCCTGTTGCTCTTGAATCTAATCCAACATTGATGTATTTTCTTGGTTTATCTTTAAAATAATTTGATATTGTAAAGGTTATAAGAGCAACCAATATTTTGTCGTCATCATTTATTTCATATTCTATTGAATTTTCATTTTTTGATTTTGCAAATATCTTTCTAAATCCTGAATGAGAAAGT
It contains:
- the arcA gene encoding arginine deiminase, which encodes MQYLKPINVFSEIGRLKKVLLHRPGEELENLTPSIMQRLLFDDIPYLEVARQEHDAFADILRNNGVEVVYIEDLISETISQCDSVKEQFISQFILEAGIRTENKTQALKNYFYNMSVNDMISKMIAGVTRDDLKNYKSDSLNSLVNSEYPLIIDPMPNILFTRDPFASIGHGVTINRMQTRARRRETIFAEYIFKYHPIYRDNVPIWYTRDEDTTLEGGDELVLSRDVLAIGISERTESESVEKVARKLFQQKTSFSTILAFQIPQSRAYMHLDTVFTQIDHTTFTSFTSEDMKFTIYALTYDLGSGSIKVKSEKARLEDILGFYLGSKVNMIKCAGGDLIHGAREQWNDGANTLAIAPGEVIVYSRNHVTNKLLEEFGIKVYKMPSSELSRGRGGPRCMSMPLIREDI
- the argF gene encoding ornithine carbamoyltransferase, with translation MYDLRDDLRRRSFLRLLDFTQKDLRYLLDLSHSLKKSKYARFEEQKLKGKNIAIIFEKDSTRTRCAFEVAAYDQGAHVTYLGPTGSQIGKKESIADTARVLGRMYDAIEFRGFSQKAVEDLAKYASVPVYNGLTDVAHPTQVLADFMTIEEHKGCLKNLKMVFCGDGRNNVANSLMEGCAIMGMDFRIFAPRELFPDPELVSKTRLIAAESGGNITISSSLEEAVKDADIVYTDVWVSMGETNWNERIKLLRPYQVNSELMKLAKEDAIFMHCLPAFHDLNTVIGNEIFDKYGLEGIEVTHDVFESGQSVVFDEAENRLHTIKAVMVGTLG
- a CDS encoding YfcC family protein, whose protein sequence is MVKKNKMPSSFTIVFSLIVFMTILTYIVPAGKFSEETREVNGKLQEVVVAGTYHTVERVSRGFLDGIFTILTAMAKGMEHAVEVIVFVLIVGGAYGVILGTGAVDAGIAAAIKKMGNKDKLLIPFMMFIFSIGGTTTGMYEETLPFYLIMIPLVIALGYDNIVAVAIIGLGAGVGTMASTINPFATGIASAIAGIEIKDGFYFRIILYIVSVSVAIVYVLLYAIRIKNDPKRSIVYEQREGHYNLFVKSKMGDKENVMPEFTNRRKIVLVLYGVMIVFLIYSILELGWWMQEMTMLYLGTAILSAFICKMSELKMWETFVEGAKDMMTAALIIGMARGVMIIADEGMITGTILNAASEFLYGVPKGLFIVLNELVQMCIGFIVPSSSGHASLTMSMMAPLADFLDMPRSSVVLGMQTASGLVNLLTPTSGVIMAVLGIAKISYGSWFKFVMPIFVIEFVICILVIMANVYL
- the arcC gene encoding carbamate kinase gives rise to the protein MSKRIVISLGGNALEGGEGTFCDQLARIESSVCEIVDLIEYGYEVIISHGNGPQVGRILLENEMCKETPLAPLDVCVGMSQGMIGYYIEQALRNEMCKRGIRRGVVVVLTQVLVDKEDECFKKPSKPIGPFYDKIRAEELASRGYILREDSGRGYRRVVASPKPIEIIEIEEISELMNKGFIVIACGGGGIPVIRDDIGIIKGVSGVIDKDFASSRLGQDIGADKLLIVTAVDQVALNFGKKDEILLDKVNIVDLERYIGEGHFASGSMLPKVEASIGFVKSKGNREAIITSLNKVIEGINGVGGTMITS
- a CDS encoding AI-2E family transporter, with the translated sequence MSLELKSTDRLKFVKLQSVFYVVALIVMLIAILKIAQTIFKPLAIAVVLGFLVYPIYTFLKKLKIPRVLIVFVIFFVLFSFSYLVFSFVYYSVTVLIDQLPYYQKQLIFIMVDILEKYKLDSDIISNIDFSKYIYPFLTRISNEIIGFASSLVVLFLLLYFLLSEIHIFDIKVKNAFKQSVSSIFIEALSTINNQISKYLGIKLFVSCLTGFLVFIGLKLFGQDFPRVWGVLTFVFNFIPSIGSILAVFFIVIAALVQFYPNLNLVFYIFIYNTFVQMLIGNILEPKMQGHRLDLSPFLLLCFLFFWGWLWGIVGLLIAYPFTVIIKVIVDNIVCLKPFSVFLSGSKILSVDNNKES
- the trpS gene encoding tryptophan--tRNA ligase, whose amino-acid sequence is MQRKVMLTGDRPTGSLHLGHYVGSIVNRLKYQEEYETYIIIADLHTLTTKPDLKSINEISVNVREMVLDYLACGINPEKVNIYLQSAIPELLELNLVLSMIVMVNRLQRIPSIKDMSIAAGLSEIPYGLLGYPVLMSADILMTKANLVPVGRDNEAHIELTRELARKFNYLYGDFFPIPEAVFTDSQALVGIYGKVKMSKSFGNAIFLSDDEELLRKKVMSMFTDPKRVRADIPGEVDGNPVFIYHDLFNSNIDELYEFKTRYRKGTIGDVEVKERLFEVLNQFLIPIRERRKFFKAKKGYIDEIIFEGTSKTRKVAVEVIKNAKNLMGISKTWDGVRRNVEKILKNNPSM
- a CDS encoding phosphoglucomutase, which gives rise to MLKGYTLNMTNLRDAINEMILSHSGFRKIFAKSKNENSIEYEINDDDKILVALITFTISNYFKDKPRKYINVGLDSRATGNIISEIIIKTLILNNNSVNFFGILPIPEILAYTKENQNSKGFIYISASHNPTGYNGIKIGLNDGGVLNSNETNKIIRQIRSNIENETLINNLITGLQKFNTNAMQLKTYEAIITSQARHKTQSYNSYKSLMQQIIYSDTHNQKNIDILKKTIKKEPIGIIGEMNGSSRINSIDREMIESLGIKLEFHNTEIGIFKHGMTPEGTSLNMCKQILEQKFKNDNSFKLGYVPDCDGDRGNLVAILKKEQASIITPQKIFALSVLSELSYLYHTGIKDNLAVVVNDATSLNIEKIASLFNTKVYRVEVGEANLTEMADLLRNKGLIVKILGEGSNGGNITYPSKVRDPLTTLFSIIKLLKIKNLYKIWCSISNNSYNEHYTLEDILKTINFYSNVEVSSEKAMLKIKAKNQEILKTNYEKLLEKEFNNNTVLQKLPIHNYEIINYEGIKQTLSRTGDSSGGLKVLFKNNKHEIIASLWFRGSKTEPIFRVLSEVISEHNDLLYPLLDFHTDLIHSANSLT